The Solibacillus sp. FSL W7-1464 genome contains a region encoding:
- a CDS encoding L-cystine transporter, with protein sequence MNFYVLLNIALLLIVIAFLYFLKTKHVKFSNRVFIALGLGILLGVVLQFAYGAGADAINETVPWYNIVGTGYVKLLQMIAMPLVFISILAAFTKVTFGKNLGKSAAVILSVLIGTTAVAAGLGIASTVLFDLDASQIMQGEAEIARGESLVERSAEVTPLPEQILSMFPANPFADLTGSRATSTIGVVIFAAFLGFSYLTLRRKEEETAANVKKGVDALYGLIMGVVRIILRLTPYGVAAIMARTVATSDLGAIMDLGKFILASYVALIAMFILHLVIVSLTGLSPLTYVKKTAEVLLFAFTSRSSAGALPLNIQTQTKRLGVPDGIANFAASFGLSIGQNGCAGVYPAMLAVMIAPTVGIDPLTPGFIATLILIVAISSFGVAGVGGGATFAAIIVLSAMDLPIALAGVLISVEPLIDMGRTALNVSGSMVSGVVSSRATKELDTTIYNESADKQLVQ encoded by the coding sequence TTGAATTTCTACGTATTGCTTAATATTGCTTTGTTGCTAATCGTCATTGCTTTTTTATATTTCCTTAAAACGAAGCATGTTAAGTTTTCAAATCGTGTTTTTATTGCCTTAGGATTAGGTATTTTACTTGGAGTAGTTTTACAGTTTGCCTATGGGGCAGGGGCTGATGCCATTAATGAAACTGTTCCATGGTATAACATTGTCGGTACCGGCTATGTAAAGTTACTGCAGATGATTGCGATGCCTTTAGTATTCATCTCAATATTAGCTGCCTTTACAAAAGTTACTTTTGGTAAAAACTTAGGTAAGTCAGCAGCAGTCATTTTATCGGTATTAATCGGAACAACTGCGGTTGCGGCTGGTTTAGGTATTGCATCAACAGTGCTGTTTGATTTAGATGCTTCTCAAATTATGCAAGGTGAAGCCGAAATCGCTCGCGGAGAATCACTGGTTGAACGTTCTGCGGAAGTAACACCTTTACCGGAACAGATTTTATCAATGTTTCCTGCAAACCCATTTGCGGATTTAACCGGATCACGCGCAACGTCAACAATTGGGGTTGTAATTTTTGCAGCATTTCTAGGATTTAGTTATTTAACACTCCGTCGAAAAGAGGAAGAAACGGCGGCAAATGTAAAAAAAGGTGTCGATGCACTTTACGGTTTAATTATGGGTGTTGTACGTATTATTTTACGTTTGACTCCATATGGTGTAGCTGCCATTATGGCACGTACAGTAGCAACAAGTGATTTAGGGGCGATTATGGATTTAGGTAAATTCATCCTGGCTTCTTATGTGGCATTGATCGCTATGTTCATCCTACATTTAGTCATTGTTTCGTTAACAGGTTTAAGTCCATTAACTTATGTGAAGAAAACAGCAGAAGTATTACTGTTTGCTTTTACGTCACGTTCAAGTGCAGGGGCGTTGCCGTTAAATATTCAAACACAGACAAAGCGTCTTGGAGTTCCTGATGGAATTGCCAATTTTGCTGCTTCATTTGGTCTTTCAATCGGGCAAAACGGTTGTGCGGGTGTATATCCGGCAATGTTGGCGGTAATGATTGCACCGACAGTTGGTATTGATCCGTTAACACCTGGCTTTATCGCAACATTGATTTTAATTGTAGCGATTAGTTCGTTTGGTGTGGCCGGTGTTGGTGGTGGTGCGACATTCGCAGCCATTATCGTATTATCTGCAATGGATTTACCGATTGCGCTAGCAGGTGTTTTAATTTCTGTAGAACCGTTAATCGATATGGGACGTACAGCACTTAATGTTAGCGGGTCAATGGTTTCGGGTGTCGTATCAAGCCGTGCAACAAAAGAGCTCGATACAACAATTTACAATGAATCAGCTGATAAACAATTAGTTCAATAA
- a CDS encoding heavy metal translocating P-type ATPase produces MSNSNRENLSLNEKILEHKELIAALVSGFIILLAWRMESTDQTTAAVIAYLTAFFIGGYAKAKEGIEDTIEDKSLNVEILMIIAAIGSAVIGYWMEGAVLIFIFALSGALETYAMNKNNREISTLMELQPEEAWLVRGGFEPIKVSVKDLKINDHILVKPGERIPADGEIFKGVSTVDEAAITGESMPITKNIGNEVFAGTVNLNSVLTVKVTKPSSETLFQKIITLVQSAHSEKSPSQQFIERFENVYVKAVLLAVALMMFLPHYLLGWDWTTTLYRAMVLLVVASPCALVASIMPATLSAISNGARNGILVKGGVHLEHLSAIRVLAVDKTGTLTQGTPVVTDFIVRQDLDEQQTLALIAGIEGQSNHPLAQAINAFAKKQDVITTYNITIEDIPGYGMKALFNEQPYLIGKPDFVGATSAHQFADGALEHLANEGKTVVFLKDQHGIAALIALKDIVRDEAKKAVAALQELGINVAMLTGDNETTAKAIAKEAGVSTYVAECLPETKVEHIKHYQKTSGHVGMVGDGINDAPALATASIGIAMGGGTDVALETADVILMKNDLSKIAHAVKLSRKMQRIVKQNIIFSLTVITLLIISNFFQAISLPLGVIGHEGSTILVILNGLRMLSKNV; encoded by the coding sequence ATGAGTAATTCTAATCGAGAAAACTTATCATTAAATGAGAAAATCTTAGAACATAAAGAATTAATAGCTGCATTGGTGTCCGGCTTTATCATTTTGCTCGCATGGCGAATGGAATCAACGGATCAAACGACAGCTGCTGTAATAGCCTATTTAACCGCGTTTTTCATCGGTGGCTATGCAAAAGCAAAAGAAGGTATTGAAGATACAATTGAAGATAAATCTTTAAATGTAGAAATTCTAATGATTATTGCTGCCATTGGTTCTGCCGTTATCGGTTACTGGATGGAAGGCGCTGTATTAATCTTTATATTTGCCTTAAGTGGCGCACTTGAAACATATGCAATGAATAAAAATAACCGTGAAATCTCTACATTAATGGAATTACAGCCGGAAGAAGCTTGGCTGGTACGAGGCGGATTCGAACCGATTAAAGTTTCGGTTAAAGACTTGAAGATAAACGATCATATTCTAGTCAAGCCCGGCGAACGTATTCCAGCTGATGGCGAAATTTTTAAAGGTGTCTCAACAGTCGATGAGGCAGCAATTACAGGTGAATCAATGCCGATTACTAAAAATATAGGGAATGAAGTTTTTGCAGGGACAGTAAATTTAAACAGTGTATTAACTGTAAAAGTAACGAAGCCCAGTTCCGAAACGTTATTCCAAAAAATCATTACACTTGTTCAATCTGCACATAGTGAAAAATCACCTTCCCAACAGTTTATTGAACGCTTTGAAAATGTGTATGTAAAAGCTGTATTATTGGCCGTAGCACTTATGATGTTTTTACCGCACTATTTATTAGGTTGGGACTGGACGACAACACTGTACCGAGCAATGGTGTTACTAGTAGTTGCTTCTCCTTGTGCATTAGTTGCTTCTATTATGCCGGCTACCCTTTCAGCTATTTCCAATGGGGCAAGAAACGGGATACTAGTTAAAGGTGGTGTGCATTTAGAGCATTTAAGCGCGATTCGCGTATTGGCTGTCGATAAGACCGGTACATTAACACAAGGAACACCTGTTGTGACGGATTTTATTGTACGTCAAGACTTAGACGAACAGCAGACGTTAGCTTTAATAGCAGGAATTGAGGGACAATCAAATCACCCCCTTGCACAGGCAATTAATGCATTTGCAAAAAAGCAGGATGTCATTACTACGTACAATATTACTATTGAAGATATTCCGGGTTACGGGATGAAAGCGCTGTTTAATGAACAGCCCTATTTAATCGGAAAACCTGATTTTGTAGGAGCAACTTCGGCCCATCAATTTGCTGACGGAGCACTCGAACATTTAGCGAATGAAGGTAAAACAGTTGTGTTCCTGAAAGATCAACATGGCATTGCAGCACTAATCGCCCTTAAAGATATCGTTCGGGACGAAGCAAAAAAAGCGGTAGCCGCACTGCAAGAGCTAGGTATTAACGTAGCCATGCTGACTGGTGATAACGAAACAACGGCAAAAGCGATTGCAAAAGAAGCGGGTGTTTCAACTTATGTAGCAGAATGCTTACCGGAAACGAAAGTCGAGCATATTAAGCACTATCAAAAAACATCCGGTCATGTCGGAATGGTTGGCGACGGTATTAATGATGCCCCTGCCCTTGCCACTGCATCCATCGGTATTGCTATGGGTGGCGGTACAGATGTGGCACTCGAAACAGCGGATGTCATTTTAATGAAAAACGACTTATCTAAAATCGCCCATGCCGTTAAGCTTTCGCGCAAAATGCAGCGTATTGTGAAACAGAACATTATTTTTTCATTAACGGTTATTACATTGCTGATCATATCGAACTTTTTCCAAGCAATCAGTCTTCCTTTAGGCGTTATCGGTCATGAAGGCAGTACGATTCTAGTTATTTTAAATGGATTACGTATGCTAAGTAAAAATGTTTAA
- a CDS encoding YihY/virulence factor BrkB family protein encodes MEEKEELKEKISLVKSYVSPERSQINILTTKGFIQDLIYRIKNVDMSGMGAQLAYFFLLSFFPMLIFMVTLLPYLNLEQGQIFDFLSDVMPEEVYGLIETTLADVLNNQNGGLLSIGIIGTIWSASRGVDALMKALNRAYDVEGRAGFINRLWSLIFTIALVAVILIALLFPVFGQQIGNIVFGYLGVEESFESIWTFVRWITPPTLIFIVLSIMYWIVPNTDPRLTMFSVIPGAVFATLGWLVLTYGFSFYINNFGNYSSTYGSIGGVIILMLWLYFTGMILILGGLLNASFQKRQLAKESKKQAKTPVF; translated from the coding sequence ATGGAAGAAAAGGAAGAACTGAAAGAAAAAATTTCGTTAGTGAAATCATATGTTTCACCGGAGCGCAGCCAAATAAATATATTGACAACAAAAGGGTTCATCCAAGATTTAATTTATCGGATTAAAAATGTGGATATGTCGGGCATGGGAGCACAATTGGCCTATTTTTTCCTGTTATCATTTTTCCCTATGCTTATTTTTATGGTAACACTGTTACCTTACTTAAATTTGGAACAAGGGCAAATATTCGATTTTTTAAGTGATGTTATGCCTGAAGAAGTATATGGACTGATTGAAACAACGTTAGCAGATGTTTTGAATAATCAAAACGGTGGTCTGCTTTCAATCGGTATCATTGGTACGATCTGGTCTGCCTCAAGAGGTGTAGATGCACTGATGAAAGCATTGAACCGTGCCTATGATGTGGAAGGCAGAGCAGGGTTTATCAACCGTTTATGGTCACTTATTTTTACGATTGCATTAGTAGCGGTTATTTTAATTGCCCTGTTATTCCCTGTTTTTGGTCAGCAGATCGGGAATATTGTATTCGGCTATTTAGGTGTCGAGGAATCATTTGAAAGCATTTGGACCTTTGTTCGCTGGATTACGCCACCAACACTTATTTTTATCGTCCTATCGATCATGTATTGGATCGTTCCGAATACAGATCCGCGGTTAACGATGTTTAGTGTTATTCCAGGGGCTGTTTTTGCGACTTTAGGCTGGCTTGTATTAACTTACGGATTCTCATTCTATATTAACAATTTCGGTAATTACAGTTCAACATACGGAAGTATCGGCGGGGTCATTATTTTAATGCTTTGGCTCTATTTCACCGGAATGATTCTTATCCTTGGCGGTTTGTTAAACGCATCATTCCAAAAGAGACAGCTTGCGAAGGAAAGCAAAAAGCAAGCTAAAACACCTGTTTTTTAG
- a CDS encoding YtxH domain-containing protein — translation MKSKLLPFIAIGAVTGAAISMLDKQTREHTVETAKKAKDTVAYYSENRDELMALVETKMEQAQSLYGTVNNGVQSIMQNENDIKELPATIQSMVSETIQAFSKKDEQIG, via the coding sequence ATGAAAAGTAAACTATTACCTTTTATAGCAATTGGAGCAGTAACTGGAGCAGCGATTAGCATGTTGGACAAACAAACACGTGAACATACTGTAGAAACAGCAAAAAAAGCGAAGGATACAGTAGCGTACTATTCCGAAAACCGGGATGAATTAATGGCGTTGGTAGAAACAAAAATGGAACAGGCGCAATCATTGTATGGAACAGTAAATAATGGTGTCCAATCAATAATGCAAAATGAAAATGATATTAAAGAGTTACCTGCTACAATTCAAAGTATGGTTTCAGAAACGATTCAGGCTTTCTCGAAAAAGGATGAGCAAATCGGGTAA
- a CDS encoding DUF1128 domain-containing protein, with protein sequence MDLSNPSQQNVIYMIEQIKEKLRMVNVDAMQSTAFDEEKYEDLQYLYEMVMKRDSFSPSEMNAIVAELGALRK encoded by the coding sequence ATGGATTTATCAAACCCGTCGCAGCAAAACGTCATCTATATGATCGAGCAAATCAAAGAAAAACTTCGTATGGTAAATGTTGATGCTATGCAGTCTACTGCATTTGATGAAGAAAAATACGAAGATCTGCAATATTTATATGAAATGGTTATGAAACGCGATTCATTTAGCCCAAGCGAGATGAATGCCATCGTAGCAGAACTAGGCGCCCTTCGTAAATAA
- a CDS encoding pseudouridine-5'-phosphate glycosidase yields MEQYLSYSQEVLEAKEKGLPIVALESTIISHGMPYPQNVQTAREVEQIIRDGGAVPATIALIDGKIKIGLSDEELEMFGNAQGVAKTSRRDIGYLLATKKIGATTVAATMICAELAGIELFVTGGIGGVHRGAETTMDISADLEELAMTNVAVVCAGAKSILDIGLTLEYLETKGVPVIGYGTDKLPAFYARESEFDVNIRVDSAEETAAILRAKWDLGLRGGALIANPIPVEDAMESSVIDGIIDNALNEAKEQGIAGKNVTPFLLGKVKELTEGKSLDANIALVKHNARVGAKIAVELNK; encoded by the coding sequence ATGGAACAATATTTATCATATTCACAAGAGGTATTAGAAGCTAAAGAGAAAGGTTTACCAATCGTAGCGTTGGAATCTACAATTATTTCACACGGTATGCCATATCCTCAAAATGTACAAACAGCTCGTGAAGTAGAACAAATTATTCGTGATGGCGGTGCAGTACCGGCAACAATCGCATTAATCGACGGAAAAATTAAAATCGGTCTTTCTGATGAAGAATTAGAAATGTTCGGTAATGCTCAAGGTGTAGCAAAAACAAGCCGTCGTGATATCGGTTACTTACTTGCAACAAAGAAAATCGGTGCAACTACTGTAGCAGCTACAATGATCTGTGCGGAGCTTGCTGGTATTGAACTATTCGTAACAGGCGGTATTGGTGGAGTTCACCGTGGTGCTGAAACTACAATGGATATTTCTGCAGACTTGGAAGAGCTGGCAATGACAAATGTAGCTGTAGTATGTGCAGGTGCAAAATCAATTTTAGACATCGGCTTAACATTGGAATACCTTGAAACAAAAGGTGTACCTGTAATTGGTTACGGAACAGATAAATTACCTGCATTCTATGCACGTGAGAGTGAATTTGATGTAAATATCCGTGTTGATTCTGCAGAAGAAACAGCCGCAATCCTACGTGCGAAATGGGATTTAGGCTTACGTGGCGGTGCATTGATCGCAAACCCGATTCCAGTAGAAGATGCTATGGAATCAAGCGTGATCGACGGAATTATTGACAATGCTTTAAATGAAGCGAAAGAACAAGGTATCGCAGGCAAAAATGTAACACCATTCTTATTAGGTAAAGTGAAAGAGCTGACAGAAGGTAAATCATTGGATGCAAATATTGCCCTTGTTAAACATAATGCCCGTGTAGGTGCAAAAATCGCTGTCGAATTAAATAAATAA
- a CDS encoding carbohydrate kinase → MNEKEKLIFQLIKRNPYLSQQEMAEQLGMSRPALANMISSLIKRGEILGRAYVLPEKNQIIAIGGANIDRKFTIEQNVQLGTSNPAAVTESVGGVARNIAENLGRLGNRVSLITVMGEDHDSAFIEQNCKSMMNVDLVEKLSDYNTGSYTAVLDNMGELVISMANMAIYDQLLPSVLKKHEAILQNASCIVIDLNSPVETVEYIRNFAMERNIALAVIPVSAPKMKNVSQDLHGIRYFICNRDEAESYLNVELNTFSHYEKAVNMLLQKGAEHVVLTLGEHGVMVGNEGNVVHYKAIATRNIVDVTGAGDAFVSAFLHGVLNDEELEEAIQLGLVNASKTLQSDKTVREDLTKDNLLEWRNL, encoded by the coding sequence TTGAATGAAAAGGAAAAATTAATCTTTCAATTAATAAAAAGAAATCCCTACTTATCACAACAGGAAATGGCAGAACAACTTGGAATGTCCAGGCCGGCGCTTGCCAATATGATCTCATCGCTTATAAAACGAGGGGAAATTTTAGGACGTGCTTATGTTTTGCCGGAAAAAAATCAAATCATTGCAATTGGTGGTGCCAATATCGATCGTAAATTCACTATTGAGCAAAATGTCCAACTAGGGACTTCCAATCCTGCTGCTGTTACAGAATCGGTAGGCGGTGTAGCCCGTAATATCGCTGAAAACTTAGGACGTTTAGGCAACCGGGTATCCTTGATTACTGTAATGGGTGAAGATCATGATAGTGCATTTATTGAACAAAATTGTAAGAGTATGATGAATGTGGATTTAGTAGAGAAATTAAGTGATTATAATACAGGTTCCTATACAGCAGTACTTGACAATATGGGCGAGCTGGTAATATCAATGGCAAATATGGCGATTTATGATCAGTTGCTGCCAAGTGTTTTAAAAAAGCACGAAGCAATATTACAAAATGCCAGCTGTATTGTCATTGACTTAAACAGTCCGGTAGAAACAGTAGAATATATTAGGAATTTCGCAATGGAGCGTAATATCGCATTGGCGGTTATCCCGGTTTCCGCACCTAAAATGAAAAATGTGTCGCAGGATTTGCACGGTATCCGTTACTTCATCTGCAATCGTGATGAAGCGGAAAGCTATTTAAATGTGGAGCTGAATACATTTAGCCATTATGAAAAGGCAGTTAACATGCTATTGCAAAAAGGGGCGGAGCATGTTGTGCTCACTCTGGGCGAACATGGAGTAATGGTAGGTAACGAAGGCAATGTAGTACATTACAAAGCAATTGCAACTAGAAATATTGTCGATGTTACAGGTGCAGGAGATGCTTTTGTCAGTGCATTTTTACATGGTGTATTAAACGATGAGGAGCTTGAAGAAGCAATCCAGCTCGGATTAGTAAATGCATCGAAAACATTGCAATCGGATAAAACAGTACGTGAAGATTTAACAAAAGATAACTTACTTGAATGGAGGAATTTATAA
- the motB gene encoding flagellar motor protein MotB, whose product MAKKRKRHKKHEEHIDESWLVPYADILTLLLALFIVLFASSSVDEQKLQQMSTVFNDIFTGSTGVMDNTSLIQTPDSSIPTGVSKYMEDQEHLQETQNRVDEFIAVNELEDQFETKMTEEGLLITIRDSILFDMGRADVKAEYDSIADELAQLLMFDPPRNVVITGHTDNVPIKTPEFDSNWDLSVMRAVNFMKEIVSGNEQLDSKYFSVKGFGEFQPIATNDTEQGRAKNRRVEVLVQPRIAENGDVIVE is encoded by the coding sequence TTGGCAAAGAAGCGTAAAAGACATAAAAAGCATGAGGAGCATATTGACGAGTCCTGGTTAGTTCCTTATGCAGATATATTGACGTTATTATTAGCATTATTCATTGTACTATTTGCATCAAGCTCAGTGGATGAGCAGAAATTACAGCAAATGTCTACAGTGTTTAATGATATTTTTACCGGTAGTACAGGTGTAATGGATAACACATCTCTTATACAAACTCCGGATAGTTCTATACCAACAGGAGTCTCCAAATATATGGAGGATCAGGAACATCTTCAAGAAACACAAAACCGTGTGGATGAGTTTATTGCCGTTAATGAGCTGGAAGACCAGTTTGAAACGAAAATGACAGAAGAAGGATTATTGATTACAATCCGGGACAGTATTTTATTCGATATGGGGCGAGCGGATGTAAAAGCGGAATACGATTCAATTGCTGACGAGCTTGCGCAACTATTAATGTTTGATCCACCGCGTAATGTTGTCATTACGGGTCATACAGATAATGTACCGATTAAGACACCGGAATTTGACTCTAACTGGGATCTGTCAGTTATGCGTGCAGTAAACTTCATGAAGGAAATCGTTTCGGGCAATGAGCAACTTGATTCCAAATATTTCAGTGTAAAAGGTTTTGGTGAATTCCAGCCGATTGCTACGAATGATACAGAACAAGGCAGAGCTAAAAACCGTCGTGTTGAAGTGCTCGTACAGCCGCGTATAGCAGAAAATGGCGATGTGATCGTGGAATAG
- the motA gene encoding flagellar motor stator protein MotA codes for MDISSVVGVIIAFIALLVGMFLKGVTPEVLINPAAILIIIFGTIAAVTIAFPMKELKRVPKLFKILFSETKLASDIELIKMFSQWADLARREGLLALEGKAAEIEDPFLKNGLTLAIDGQNADYIRDVLTEEVEALEDRHASGAGIFSQAGTYAPTLGVLGAVVGLIAALKDMSDIDKLGHAISAAFVATLLGIFTGYVLWHPFANKLKRKSAVEVKQKLMMVEGILSVLEGEAPRVIEQKLASYLTMEERKQITESGAGGLGKEA; via the coding sequence ATGGATATATCATCAGTTGTTGGGGTTATCATCGCCTTTATCGCCCTGTTAGTCGGGATGTTCTTAAAAGGTGTTACACCGGAAGTGCTAATAAACCCTGCTGCTATTTTAATTATTATTTTCGGTACGATTGCTGCAGTTACAATCGCTTTCCCGATGAAAGAACTAAAAAGGGTTCCAAAGCTTTTTAAAATTTTGTTTTCAGAAACAAAACTCGCAAGTGATATTGAGCTGATAAAAATGTTTTCGCAATGGGCTGACTTAGCCCGCCGTGAAGGACTATTGGCATTAGAAGGTAAAGCAGCTGAAATTGAAGATCCGTTTTTAAAAAATGGTCTAACATTAGCAATCGATGGTCAAAACGCTGACTATATTCGCGATGTGTTAACAGAGGAAGTTGAAGCGCTGGAAGACCGCCATGCAAGTGGAGCGGGTATTTTCTCTCAAGCAGGTACATATGCACCTACACTTGGGGTACTTGGTGCTGTAGTCGGTCTTATTGCTGCATTAAAAGATATGTCTGATATTGATAAATTAGGACATGCCATTTCAGCGGCCTTTGTTGCAACATTATTGGGGATTTTCACAGGTTACGTTTTATGGCATCCATTTGCCAACAAGCTAAAACGCAAATCTGCTGTAGAAGTTAAGCAAAAGCTAATGATGGTTGAAGGAATTTTATCCGTACTTGAAGGTGAAGCACCTCGTGTAATCGAGCAAAAGCTGGCTTCATATTTAACGATGGAAGAACGTAAGCAAATTACCGAAAGCGGGGCGGGTGGCCTTGGCAAAGAAGCGTAA
- a CDS encoding aminopeptidase, translated as MNSIFEANLTKYAELAVKIGVNIHPNQYLYIAASIESAPFVQVVTKVAYEIGAKQVFVDYTDDQITRTRYELAPDDSFDFFPPWKVQEREWLAEEGAAFMSIVSQSPDLLSGIDSKRIAAFQKASGTALNKYRQYVQSDKISWTVIAAPSKQWARKVFPDLPEEKQVEALWDAIFKATRADLDNPVEAWAQHNDNLHEKVDYLNNKNYAKLHYTAPGTDLTIELPKGHLWCGAGSVNEKGEEFMANMPTEEVFTVPHKDGVNGYVSSTKPLSYGGNIIDNFKLTFENGRIVKVEAEQGEEVLKNLIATDEGSHYLGEVALVPFHSPISQSNILFYNTLFDENASNHLAIGSAYAFCIEGGKTMSRDELKANGLNESITHVDFMIGSEQMNIDGITEDEQAEPVFRNGNWAF; from the coding sequence ATGAATTCTATATTCGAAGCAAATTTAACGAAATACGCAGAACTGGCAGTAAAAATCGGTGTCAATATTCATCCGAATCAATATTTGTATATTGCGGCTTCTATCGAGTCGGCACCATTTGTACAAGTAGTTACTAAAGTTGCCTATGAAATTGGAGCCAAACAAGTATTTGTAGATTATACAGATGATCAAATTACACGTACTCGCTATGAGCTGGCACCGGATGATTCTTTCGATTTCTTCCCGCCTTGGAAAGTACAGGAGCGTGAATGGCTTGCTGAAGAAGGTGCGGCATTTATGAGCATTGTATCTCAAAGTCCGGATTTACTGTCGGGGATCGATTCAAAACGTATTGCAGCATTCCAAAAAGCTTCAGGCACTGCTTTGAACAAGTACCGTCAATATGTTCAGTCAGATAAAATCAGCTGGACGGTTATTGCTGCTCCATCAAAACAATGGGCTCGCAAAGTATTCCCGGATTTACCGGAAGAAAAGCAAGTAGAGGCATTATGGGATGCCATCTTTAAAGCGACACGCGCAGATCTGGATAACCCGGTAGAAGCTTGGGCACAGCATAATGACAACTTGCATGAAAAAGTTGATTACTTAAACAATAAAAACTATGCGAAATTACACTATACAGCACCAGGTACGGACTTGACGATCGAGCTTCCTAAAGGACATTTATGGTGTGGGGCAGGCAGTGTCAACGAAAAAGGCGAAGAGTTCATGGCAAATATGCCGACTGAAGAAGTTTTCACAGTACCGCATAAAGATGGTGTAAACGGGTATGTGTCTAGTACAAAGCCATTAAGCTATGGCGGTAATATTATCGACAACTTCAAACTTACATTTGAAAACGGACGTATTGTTAAAGTAGAGGCTGAGCAGGGAGAAGAAGTATTAAAAAATCTTATTGCTACAGATGAGGGCTCGCATTATCTAGGAGAAGTGGCGCTTGTTCCATTTCATTCTCCAATTTCTCAATCGAATATTTTGTTCTACAATACGTTATTCGATGAAAATGCGTCAAATCACCTGGCAATCGGCAGCGCCTATGCATTTTGCATCGAAGGCGGAAAGACAATGTCACGTGATGAATTAAAAGCTAACGGTTTAAACGAAAGTATTACACATGTCGACTTCATGATTGGCTCTGAACAGATGAATATTGATGGAATTACAGAAGACGAACAAGCTGAACCCGTTTTCCGCAATGGAAACTGGGCATTTTAA
- a CDS encoding beta-class carbonic anhydrase, whose product MSALQTILEFNGKFVDEKQYEQYATTKYPDKKIVVLTCMDTRLVELLPKAMNLRNGDVKVVKSAGAIVNHPFGGIMRSLLVAVYELQADEVYIIGHYDCGMSAVDPNVMIGHMLERGVKQETIDVINYARFDLKEWLCGFGDVETSVLKSVDLVRTHPLMPKSVPVHGLIIDPATGKLDLVTDGTVDQNQ is encoded by the coding sequence ATGTCTGCATTACAAACAATTTTAGAGTTTAACGGAAAATTCGTAGATGAAAAACAATATGAACAGTATGCTACAACAAAATATCCTGATAAAAAAATTGTTGTTTTAACTTGTATGGATACACGTTTAGTTGAATTACTACCTAAAGCAATGAACTTACGCAACGGGGATGTCAAAGTTGTGAAAAGTGCAGGAGCAATCGTAAATCACCCATTCGGCGGGATTATGCGCAGTTTACTTGTAGCGGTTTATGAATTGCAAGCGGATGAAGTATACATTATCGGCCACTACGACTGCGGGATGAGTGCAGTGGATCCGAACGTCATGATCGGTCATATGCTTGAACGTGGGGTTAAACAGGAAACGATCGACGTCATCAATTACGCTCGGTTTGATTTAAAAGAATGGTTATGCGGTTTTGGGGATGTTGAAACAAGTGTATTAAAAAGTGTTGACTTAGTCAGAACACATCCATTAATGCCAAAAAGTGTTCCGGTACATGGTCTTATTATCGATCCTGCTACAGGAAAGCTGGATTTAGTAACGGACGGCACTGTAGACCAAAACCAATAA